In the Euphorbia lathyris chromosome 5, ddEupLath1.1, whole genome shotgun sequence genome, one interval contains:
- the LOC136231330 gene encoding S-type anion channel SLAH1-like, whose translation MYINLPSFHSYYSMDSNSNSEIVIEESPQEQHPLKRFDAGYFRISLSFCSQSLLFQILNHQSILPSTPFLLLWLISLFTITSLSLFYTLRSFFHFQLLKSDFLHPVGVNYLFAPWISWLLLLQSSPFLFLTPYYPLLCCLFLLPILLLDLKIYGQWFIKGKRSLSTAANPTTQLSVIGNLVGARTAALMGWKETSICLFSLGITHYLVLFVTLYQRLSPGNCLPTMLRPAFFLFIATPSVACLAWNSISGTFDNFAKMLFFLSLFLFLSLVSRPKLFHKSTRKFNVAWWAYSFPLTLLALASAYYAQEVKAALAHGLMLLLSSISLLVSLSLIFFTANPFSIFHKN comes from the coding sequence atgtatatcaaTCTTCCTTCCTTTCATTCATACTATTCAATGGACTCCAACTCCAACTCCGAGATTGTGATTGAAGAAAGTCCACAAGAACAACACCCTTTAAAGAGGTTTGATGCTGGATATTTTAGGATAAGTCTCTCTTTTTGTAGCCAATCTTTGCTttttcaaatactcaatcaCCAATCAATATTACCTTCAAcaccttttcttcttctttggttaatttctctttttacaattacctctctctctcttttctatacacttcgTTCTTTCTTTCACTTTCAATTACTCAAATCTGACTTCTTGCATCCTGTTGGAGTCAATTACCTCTTTGCTCCTTGGATTTCTTGGCTTCTTTTACTTCaatcatctccttttctctttctcaCCCCCTACTACCCCCTCCTTTGCTGCCTTTTTCTGCTTCCTATCTTACTTCTCGATCTTAAAATCTATGGCCAATGGTTTATCAAAGGGAAGAGATCTCTATCAACTGCTGCTAACCCCACAACTCAGCTATCCGTCATCGGTAACTTGGTCGGAGCAAGAACAGCAGCGTTAATGGGCTGGAAAGAGACTTCAATTTGTCTCTTCTCCTTAGGAATCACACATTATCTTGTGCTCTTTGTAACATTATACCAAAGATTATCACCTGGGAATTGCTTACCAACAATGTTAAGGCCagctttcttcttgttcataGCTACTCCAAGTGTCGCATGTTTGGCTTGGAATTCCATTTCTGGAACCTTTGATAACTTTGCAAAGATGCTCTTCTTTCTctcgcttttccttttcttATCCCTGGTATCCAGGCCAAAGCTGTTCCACAAATCAACAAGAAAGTTCAACGTAGCATGGTGGGCATACTCTTTTCCATTAACACTACTGGCTTTGGCATCAGCATATTATGCACAAGAGGTTAAGGCTGCTCTTGCTCATGGATTAATGCTACTTTTATCTTCCATCTCACTTCTTGTATCTCTCTCTTTGATCTTCTTCACTGCCAACCCCTTCTCAATATTCCACAAAAACTAA